One Planctomycetaceae bacterium genomic window carries:
- a CDS encoding ABC transporter permease, whose amino-acid sequence MESPSLQYASRPAPTPASVRSSIFFICAAALLAIGALDILASRGLMGAIGLSLLHVTWVRVGVYAIESLAAAGALAAAVASPTVRTMTMATLKQALRMKMTALTACMLLVSVGAMFHIRGDGTAGGRIYTFLSYSTSLTAFITSLMTLFLGATIMSQDMDRKLIFTLATKPVARWEYLLGRWMGLILLNVMLVAPTGLAIWGLAQYLRQQAQTGSYADRKAVETEVFAARRAVKADPLPAAAAADAVIRDMKEKRPDVYEKEIAAYMGAGTSDQSVDRADAERMQRDKIIALEADRLQRVAPGTFNEVSFSSINATGRQIEAAATVRQVQPLTIAPARPGQPPDSGKLVRLTIAPAVVGHLRLGAPLKIDAIAGEMYRAGNDFVDVFVTDEDAVLAGAGLFAPGKEVTLTLVPTVQLRYQIKKIVNDSLQDEQVFGQWIMVNPKTFVGDGMRRPRQLPMYSTQTLTVSANVVSDEGKVLARFANAAPRPLVISHSDLEVLYPAGGFDGNFVRGLTLIVVRAVFMAALALMLGSFLSFPVAALAGMAGFLVSQAMPFLESSTNLTYARDVFAVIGHYVLAVLSMMLPNLPSISPGDALAEGKLISWGFVWQTLVSTGAFRSLLLVCLGCLILRQRELARVQV is encoded by the coding sequence ATGGAGTCGCCTTCACTGCAATACGCCAGCCGCCCGGCGCCCACGCCCGCCTCGGTGCGGTCGTCCATATTCTTTATCTGCGCCGCGGCGCTGTTGGCGATCGGGGCGCTGGATATTCTCGCTTCCCGGGGCCTCATGGGCGCCATCGGTCTGTCGCTGCTGCACGTGACGTGGGTGCGCGTGGGCGTCTACGCGATCGAGTCGCTGGCGGCCGCGGGGGCGCTGGCGGCGGCGGTGGCTTCGCCCACGGTCCGAACGATGACCATGGCCACGCTCAAGCAGGCGCTGCGGATGAAGATGACGGCCCTGACGGCGTGCATGCTGCTGGTGTCGGTGGGGGCGATGTTTCACATTCGCGGCGACGGCACGGCTGGGGGGCGCATCTATACGTTCCTGTCGTACTCGACGTCGCTGACGGCGTTCATCACCTCGCTGATGACGTTGTTCCTGGGCGCCACCATCATGTCCCAGGACATGGACCGCAAGCTGATCTTCACGCTGGCCACCAAGCCCGTCGCACGGTGGGAATACCTGCTGGGGCGATGGATGGGCCTGATCCTGCTCAACGTCATGCTCGTTGCCCCGACGGGCCTGGCCATCTGGGGCCTGGCGCAGTACCTCCGCCAGCAGGCCCAGACCGGCTCCTATGCCGACCGCAAAGCCGTCGAGACCGAAGTCTTCGCCGCACGACGGGCGGTCAAGGCCGATCCGCTTCCGGCGGCCGCGGCCGCCGACGCCGTCATCAGGGACATGAAAGAAAAACGTCCCGACGTCTACGAGAAGGAAATCGCCGCCTACATGGGCGCTGGAACATCCGACCAGTCCGTCGATCGCGCCGACGCCGAGCGGATGCAGCGCGACAAGATCATCGCTCTGGAAGCCGACCGCCTCCAGCGCGTCGCGCCCGGAACGTTTAACGAAGTCTCCTTCAGCAGCATCAACGCCACGGGGCGGCAGATCGAGGCCGCCGCCACCGTCCGCCAGGTGCAGCCGCTGACGATCGCCCCAGCCCGCCCCGGTCAGCCCCCCGACAGCGGAAAGCTCGTGCGGTTGACCATCGCCCCGGCCGTCGTCGGGCATCTCCGCCTCGGCGCGCCGCTGAAGATCGACGCCATCGCCGGCGAGATGTATCGCGCGGGCAACGATTTTGTCGACGTGTTCGTGACCGATGAAGACGCCGTGCTGGCCGGCGCCGGCCTGTTCGCCCCCGGCAAAGAGGTCACCCTCACCCTCGTGCCGACGGTGCAGCTGCGCTACCAGATCAAGAAGATCGTCAACGACTCGCTCCAGGACGAGCAGGTCTTCGGTCAATGGATCATGGTCAACCCCAAGACCTTCGTCGGCGACGGGATGCGCCGCCCGCGGCAGTTGCCCATGTATTCCACCCAGACGCTGACCGTCTCGGCCAACGTCGTCAGCGACGAAGGCAAGGTGTTGGCCCGATTCGCCAACGCCGCTCCCCGCCCGCTGGTGATCAGCCACAGCGACCTCGAAGTGCTCTACCCCGCCGGCGGTTTCGACGGCAATTTCGTCCGCGGGCTGACGCTGATCGTCGTGCGGGCGGTGTTCATGGCCGCCCTGGCGCTGATGCTGGGCAGCTTCCTGTCCTTCCCTGTCGCGGCGCTAGCGGGGATGGCCGGGTTCCTGGTGTCCCAGGCCATGCCTTTTCTGGAGAGCTCCACCAACCTGACGTACGCCCGCGACGTGTTTGCGGTCATCGGGCACTACGTGCTGGCCGTGTTGAGCATGATGCTGCCAAACCTGCCGTCGATCTCGCCCGGCGACGCCCTCGCCGAAGGCAAGCTGATCTCGTGGGGCTTCGTCTGGCAGACGCTGGTCTCGACGGGCGCGTTCCGCTCGCTGTTGCTGGTCTGCCTGGGTTGCCTGATCCTGCGGCAGCGGGAACTGGCCCGCGTGCAGGTATGA